A section of the Sebastes fasciatus isolate fSebFas1 chromosome 5, fSebFas1.pri, whole genome shotgun sequence genome encodes:
- the klhl30 gene encoding kelch-like protein 30 — MVRNVDDLDYCLASHPQSILEGLRSFCSHPKLVDVTLSAGGRDFPCHRGVLALCSTYFHSMFSGDFVESIAARVELHDVDPDILGYLLDFAYTGKLTINQSNVEGLICTSSKLQFQTVRAVCSRYLQHQIDATNCLGILEFGAIHGCPEVMAKAWAFLLENFEAVQQGEEFLLLGKDRLVACLSDEGLQIRTECTRVEAILIWVRHHNESRLCHLTELLTLSRLPLLSLDYLADTLLKDSLVQASPSCREAVEKIHREKMDSAPEYTDRLNSLSPQPNLQEVLLVMGGRSLDDSDDDDDSDEEDRDPRLLPRNCAFYNTKTKQWHELPNFPNTNKWGYALVSLNNDVYVTGGSRGSNTNTWSTTETWKYITREGRWVTVAPMLRPRTNHTSATLNGEIYVIGGTTSDRVEVEHYDPYNDTWALTCPALKYVTNFTATACHGKLYVIGSCAVKYNALAMQCYNPVIESWISICSPFIPKYLSSPRTACVDGTIYLVADNTKKVYSYDPEANMWQKVQLLHMLHENGGLVSLDGKLFVTGGHWKGMEGDYGVEVEVYNRAANTWEVEGYLPRLWFYSGVCTIFLDPSQWPELFPIDAT, encoded by the exons ATGGTGCGCAATGTGGATGACCTGGACTACTGCCTGGCCTCCCATCCTCAGAGCATTCTGGAGGGCTTGCGCTCCTTCTGCTCTCACCCCAAACTGGTGGATGTAACGCTGAGTGCAGGCGGTCGGGACTTCCCCTGTCACCGCGGCGTGCTGGCCCTCTGCAGCACATACTTCCACAGCATGTTCTCGGGGGACTTTGTGGAGAGCATAGCTGCGCGCGTGGAGCTTCATGATGTCGATCCTGATATACTCGGCTACTTGCTGGACTTTGCCTACACGGGCAAACTGACCATCAACCAGAGCAACGTGGAGGGGCTGATCTGCACCTCCAGCAAGCTGCAGTTCCAGACAGTGAGGGCCGTGTGCAGCCGATACCTTCAGCACCAGATCGATGCGACCAACTGCCTGGGAATCCTGGAGTTTGGGGCAATTCATGGCTGCCCTGAGGTGATGGCCAAAGCATGGGCCTTCCTCTTGGAGAACTTTGAGGCCGTGCAACAAGGTGAGGAGTTTCTCCTGCTGGGAAAGGACAGGCTGGTCGCCTGCCTGTCCGACGAAGGACTACAAATCCGGACAGAGTGCACCCGTGTGGAGGCCATCCTGATATGGGTCAGGCACCACAATGAGTCTCGGCTCTGCCACCTCACTGAACTCCTCACCTTGTCCCGTCTCCCTCTCCTCAGCCTGGACTACCTGGCGGACACCCTACTGAAGGACAGTCTGGTGCAGGCCTCCCCCAGCTGCAGAGAGGCCGTGGAAAAAATTCACAGAGAG AAGATGGATTCGGCACCAGAATACACGGACAGACTCAACTCTCTGAGCCCACAACCAAACCTGCAAGAGGTGCTGTTGGTAATGGGTGGTCGATCACTGGACGACTCAGACGATGACGACGACTCCGATGAAGAGGACAGAGACCCGAGACTGCTGCCCAGGAACTGTGCCTTCTACAACACAAAGACAA AACAGTGGCACGAGCTCCCTAATTTCCCCAACACGAACAAGTGGGGTTACGCCCTGGTCTCCTTGAACAATGATGTGTATGTCACAG GTGGCTCGCGAGGTTCGAATACCAACACCTGGTCGACCACAGAGACCTGGAAGTACATCACACGAGAGGGGAGGTGGGTTACTGTGGCACCCATGCTCCGGCCTCGGACTAACCACACGTCGGCAACGCTCAACGGGGAGATTTACGTCATTGGAG GTACCACGTCAGACCGTGTTGAAGTTGAGCATTATGACCCTTACAACGACACCTGGGCCTTGACGTGCCCCGCCTTAAAATATGTGACTAACTTCACCGCCACAGCGTGTCATGGGAAGCTCTATGTGATTGGCTCGTGTGCTGTGAAGTACAACGCTTTGGCTATGCAGTGTTACAACCCTGTTATAG agaGCTGGATCAGCATATGTTCACCCTTCATCCCTAAGTATTTGTCCTCTCCTCGTACTGCCTGTGTGGATGGAACTATTTATCTGGTTGCTGACAACACTAAGAAAGTCTACTCTTATGATCCAGAGGCAAACATGTGGCAGAAG GTCCAGCTTCTTCACATGCTCCATGAGAATGGTGGTCTGGTATCGCTGGATGGGAAGCTCTTTGTCACTGGAGGCCATTGGAAAGGTATGGAGGGGGACTACGGGGTGGAAGTGGAAGTTTACAACCGAGCGGCCAACACCTGGGAGGTGGAGGGCTACCTGCCAAGACTTTGGTTCTACAGTGGAGTCTGCACCATCTTCCTAGATCCATCCCAGTGGCCTGAGCTTTTCCCCATAGATGCAACATAA